A genomic window from Camelina sativa cultivar DH55 chromosome 2, Cs, whole genome shotgun sequence includes:
- the LOC104712964 gene encoding NDR1/HIN1-like protein 12 has protein sequence MGEGEAKAEHAAAKAEHKNAPSASSTPESYSKEGGGGGGHARRAICGAIFTILVLLGIIALILWLVYRPHKPRLTVVGAAIYDLNFTAPPLITTSVQFSVLARNPNRRVAIYYDKLSMYVTYKNQIITPPLPLPPLRLGHKSTVVIAPVMGGNGVPVSPEVANGLKSDEAYGVVLMRVVVLGRLRWKAGAIKTGRYGFYATCDVWLRFTRSSNGQVPLLAPSTCKVDA, from the coding sequence AAAAGCAGAGCATGCAGCAGCCAAAGCAGAACACAAAAATGCTCCCTCCGCTTCTTCCACGCCGGAATCTTACTCAAAAGAAGGCGGAGGGGGTGGCGGACACGCTCGCCGTGCAATCTGCGGTGCGATCTTCACCATCCTCGTCTTACTAGGTATCATCGCTTTGATCCTCTGGCTCGTCTACCGTCCACACAAACCACGTCTCACCGTCGTCGGAGCCGCCATCTACGACCTCAACTTCACGGCGCCGCCGTTGATCACAACCTCTGTTCAGTTCAGCGTTTTGGCGAGAAACCCTAACCGGAGAGTCGCCATTTACTACGACAAGCTCTCCATGTACGTGACGTACAAAAATCAGATCATAACGCCGCCGCTTCCGCTTCCTCCGTTGCGTTTGGGACATAAATCTACGGTGGTGATAGCTCCGGTGATGGGCGGTAACGGTGTACCGGTTTCGCCGGAGGTGGCTAACGGTTTGAAGAGTGATGAAGCTTACGGCGTCGTTTTGATGAGGGTGGTGGTTTTAGGGAGGCTACGTTGGAAAGCTGGTGCGATTAAGACTGGACGGTATGGATTTTATGCCACGTGTGATGTGTGGTTGAGATTTACTCGATCTTCTAACGGACAAGTTCCTCTTCTCGCTCCTTCAACTTGTAAAGTTGATGCCTAA
- the LOC104712994 gene encoding WAT1-related protein At4g01440-like, whose amino-acid sequence MGYCDGKWTPVIIMVIINSALGLCNALVKKVLDGGVNHMVIATYRLAISTLFLAPYAFFWERRTRPKLTLNILVQLFFSALVGASLTQYFFLLGLSYTSATLACAFISMTPAITFVMALIFRVENLNMKSKAVMGMVMGTLICVGGALLLTTYKGVPLTKNGKLETHQLMNNKPAMKPENWLVGCLLLFAGSSCFGSWMLIQSKVNEKYPCQYSSTVVLSFFGTIQCALLSLIKSRDIGAWILTDKLDIITVVYAGAVAQGICTVGTSWCIRKRGPIFTSVFTPVGLIFATLFDFSILHRQICLGSVIGSGVVIFGLYIFLLGKVRQMKEECAKRSPSHLNENGGEDDEQYKKGHLIVPMTP is encoded by the exons ATGGGTTACTGCGATGGCAAATGGACGCCGGTGATTATCATGGTTATCATTAATTCGGCGCTGGGTTTATGTAATGCTTTGGTTAAAAAGGTACTCGATGGTGGTGTTAACCATATGGTTATCGCAACATATCGTCTCGCTATCTCCACCTTATTTTTGGCACCATACGCATTTTTTTGGGAACG gAGAACAAGACCGAAACTTACGCTCAACATCTTGGTTCAGCTTTTCTTCAGTGCTCTTGTTGG ggCAAGTTTGACTCAGTATTTCTTCCTACTGGGGCTATCATACACATCGGCTACGTTAGCATGTGCTTTTATTAGCATGACCCCTGCGATTACATTCGTTATGGCTCTAATATTCAG GGTAGAgaatctaaacatgaaaagtAAAGCAGTTATGGGGATGGTGATGGGCACTTTGATATGCGTAGGAGGAGCTTTATTACTCACAACGTACAAAGGTGTTCCCTTGACAAAAAATGGAAAACTAGAAACTCATCAGTTGATGAACAATAAACCCGCAATGAAACCCGAGAATTGGTTAGTCGGATGCTTACTTCTCTTTGCGGGTAGTAGCTGTTTCGGGTCGTGGATGCTGATACAGTCCAAAGTGAATGAAAAGTACCCATGTCAATACTCGAGTACTGTCGTATTATCATTTTTTGGCACCATCCAATGCGCCCTTCTAAGCCTCATCAAATCTCGAGATATCGGGGCTTGGATCCTCACAGATAAACTCGACATCATCACCGTTGTTTACGCA GGAGCGGTAGCACAAGGAATATGTACGGTTGGGACGTCTTGGTGCATCAGAAAGAGAGGGCCAATCTTTACTTCTGTTTTTACTCCCGTGGGGCTTATATTCGCTACACTATTTGATTTCTCGATTCTTCATCGTCAAATTTGCCTTGGAAG TGTTATCGGATCTGGGGTTGTAATCTTTGGACTATACATATTCTTGTTGGGAAAAGTCAGGCAAATGAAGGAAGAGTGTGCAAAGAGGTCACCTTCTCATTTAAATGAAAAcggaggagaagatgatgaacaaTACAAAAAGGGTCATCTTATTGTTCCAATGACTCCTTGA
- the LOC104712975 gene encoding calcineurin B-like protein 5, whose translation MGCVCSKQLGGTRHEDISLLASQTFFSEAEVEVLHEMFKKLTSCLSNDNLLTKEKFQYILIKDTKRRSLSAERIFGLFDMRNDGTIDFGEFVHSLNIFHPNSSHRDKAIFAFRLYDTRQTGFIEPEEVKQMIIDVLEESELMLSESIIDSIVSKTFEEADWKKDGKIDLEEWETFVAAYPLTLKNMTIPFLKDIPRNFPTFFR comes from the exons ATGGGATGTGTTTGCAGCAAGCAATTAGGAGGAACAAGGCATGAAGATATTTCCCTTCTTGCTTCTCAAACCTTTT TTAGCGAGGCTGAGGTTGAAGTTTTGCATGAAATGTTCAAGAAACTAACTTCGTGTCTCAGCAACGACAATCTTTTGACAAAA gaaaaatttcaatatatctTGATCAAGGATACCAAGCGGCGCAGTCTTTCAGCAGAGCGG ATATTCGGATTATTCGATATGAGAAACGATGGGACTATAGATTTTGGAGAGTTTGTACACTCTCTCAACATTTTTCATCCAAACTCATCCCACAGAGATAAAGCCATAT TTGCATTTCGATTGTACGATACTCGTCAGACTGGATTCATCGAACCGGAAGAG GTGAAACAGATGATAATAGACGTTCTAGAAGAATCAGAACTTATGCTATCCGAGAGTATCATTGACTCCATCGTGTCAAAG ACATTTGAAGAGGCGGATTGGAAAAAAGATGGAAAAATAGACTTGGAAGAATGGGAGACTTTTGTGGCCGCCTATCCTCTGACGCTCAAGAACATGACCATCCCTTTCTTGAA gGACATACCAAGGAATTTCCCAACCTTTTTCCGGTAA
- the LOC104712983 gene encoding WAT1-related protein At4g01430-like has product MKEEQWAPVIVMLISSVAMGSVNALVKKVLDVGVNHMIFGAYRMAISALILVPFSCIWERKTRPKLTFMLLGEHFISGLLGASLMQFFFLLGLSYTSATVSMALVSMLPAITFALALVFRIENTQNLKSKAGVLKVMGTLICIMGAMFLTFYKGPEISNHHSHPGILQKNKNTLHNDGHDQTKNWLLGCLYLIIGTVLLSLWMLYQGKLCLKYPGNKYSSTCLMSVFAAFQCAILSLYKSREVEDWIVEDKFVIFIILYAGIVGQAMSTVVTSWSIKMTGAVFVSTFAPVSLVAATLFDFLILRSPLYLGSILGSVVTITGLYVFLWGKKSEIDQSVSKTLTTSSENIESEDHVITNDKDTKLPV; this is encoded by the exons ATGAAGGAAGAACAATGGGCACCAGTGATAGTAATGTTAATATCAAGTGTTGCAATGGGATCAGTGAATGCTCTCGTTAAGAAAGTACTTGACGTTGGTGTTAACCATATGATCTTTGGTGCTTATAGAATGGCTATTTCTGCTCTAATCTTGGTTCCGTTTTCTTGTATCTGGGAGAG GAAAACAAGACCAAAGCTAACGTTCATGCTTTTGGGCGAACACTTCATCAGCGGATTACTTGG GGCAAGTTTGatgcaatttttctttttgcttggACTATCGTACACGTCAGCAACTGTTTCGATGGCTCTAGTTAGCATGTTACCTGCTATCACCTTTGCGTTAGCCCTTGTTTTCAG GATAGAGAATACCCAAAACCTGAAGAGCAAAGCAGGTGTGCTCAAAGTAATGGGAACCCTAATTTGCATAATGGGAGCAATGTTCTTGACATTTTACAAAGGCCCGGAGATATCAAACCATCATTCTCATCCAGGAATTCttcaaaagaacaagaacacgTTACATAACGATGGTCACGACCAAACAAAGAACTGGCTTCTAGGCTGTCTTTATCTGATCATTGGAACAGTGTTGTTATCTCTATGGATGTTGTATCAAGGAAAATTATGCTTAAAATATCCTGGCAATAAATACTCAAGCACTTGTCTCATGTCAGTCTTCGCAGCATTTCAATGTGCCATTTTGAGTCTTTATAAGAGTAGAGAAGTCGAAGATTGGATCGTCGAAGATAAATTTGTCATTTTCATCATCCTTTACGCT GGAATAGTGGGACAAGCGATGTCGACAGTTGTAACGTCATGGTCAATAAAAATGACAGGAGCAGTTTTCGTGTCAACATTCGCCCCCGTCAGTCTGGTTGCCGCTACGTTATTCGATTTCCTCATCTTACGCTCTCCTTTATACCTCGGCAG CATACTTGGATCCGTAGTGACTATAACGGGTCTCTACGTGTTTCTTTGGGGAAAGAAGAGTGAGATAGATCAGTCTGTTTCGAAGACATTGACCACTTCCAGTGAGAACATTGAAAGCGAAGACCATGTGATAACAAATGATAAGGATACTAAATTGCCCGTTTGA
- the LOC109126265 gene encoding WAT1-related protein At4g01440-like, with translation RDIGAWILTDKLDIITIVYAGAVAQGICTVGTSWCIRKRGPIFTSVFTPVGLIFATLFDFSILHRQICLGSVIGSGVVIFGLYIFLLGKVRQMKEECAKRSPSHLNENGGEDDEQYKKGHLIVPMTP, from the exons CGAGATATCGGGGCTTGGATCCTCACAGATAAACTCGACATCATCACCATTGTTTACGCA GGAGCGGTAGCACAAGGAATATGTACGGTGGGAACGTCTTGGTGCATCAGAAAGAGAGGGCCAATCTTTACTTCTGTTTTTACTCCCGTGGGGCTTATATTCGCTACACTATTTGATTTCTCGATCCTTCATCGTCAAATTTGCCTTGGAAG TGTTATCGGATCTGGGGTTGTAATCTTTGGACTATACATATTCTTGTTGGGAAAAGTCAGGCAAATGAAGGAAGAGTGTGCAAAGAGGTCACCTTCTCATTTAAATGAAAAcggaggagaagatgatgaacaaTACAAAAAGGGTCATCTTATTGTTCCAATGACTCCTTGA